The DNA segment CCGAGTCGGGGACGAGCGCGATCACCTCGCGGGTGGCGGGATTGATGACCTCGAGCGTCCGGCCGGAGGCGGCCTTGGTCCACTCGCCGTCGATGAAATTTCCCAGCGATTCCATGACGGGCGAAGCCTAGCGGCTGGCCCCCCCGAGTGTCAACGTCGCCCGCCGCTTGGCGCTGTCCTAACTAGGACACCTTCTTTCTTGTATGACATCCTCGCCATCGGGCACACCCCTCACCACCCTTTCCCTGGCATTAGCCAGCGAAACGCTTGACGGGGGGCGATGATGGGCGTAGATTCCACGCGCCTAACGGGGTCATTACCCCATTCGCCGGGTCAAGCAGTTGAACCGGTGTTCTTTGATATTCAGCGTGCGCCGGGCGGCCATCATGTTGGTGCGGCTGGCCCGAGTTGAACGGGCTACCTTCCCCTACGAGTGGGCTGCTCTATCCAGCTTGAGCTACAGCCGCATAAGCACCCGGCGCACACTGAATTCCTTCATCCCCCTCCCTGATCCTCAAGCGGCAAGGTAGCAAGCCACTTGGTCAAACGATCAACTTCCTTAGTTGTCAGATCCTCAGGTAGGTCGAGATTGATCACCATGCCGCGGCGCAGTTGATAGTTGTGCCGAACGAATCCTGCCTCTGGCCGCACTGTCCTTTCGATAGGAATATCAGAGTCACGACCATTGTTGCGATCATCTTGCGACCGTGGTTCTTGAGATTGTTTATCGGTTGTTGCTTGGGGCGCCCCTAGGGCCGCCACCAATCGATCTTGCAAATCCGCCTGAACATCCACTCGTGACACGCTCCCACGTCGACCAGCATAGAATGTCCCAAGTCCAGCAGTCTCCATCATTGAGCAAAGAACTAGAGCTGCGCCATCGCGCGCAGCATCATTAATCCCAATCTCTCTTTCCCCCCAAATCCCCACTAGGTCTGCAACCGATACTGACTTTGACTTGCGTCGGGCCAATTCCAACAGCGCAATCTTGAACGGTGCGAATCCTAGAATGCCACGCAGAACAGCCAGGGGCCGATCGTTCTCCGTGGCGTATGCGATTCGCAGTCCCATATCAGTGAGCTTCAGGGTTTTCGGATCGGCCATTCCGAGAATGCCAAGCGTTCGCAAGATAAATGGGCGATCGGACTGTCCGACTGCCACGTCCAGAGCGTCAACGGTTTGAGACTGACGAAGCACTTGGATTGCCTTTTCAAACTTTTCCTTCGTCGTCCGGTATGGAAGTTGGTTGGTACGATCTTTCTCTGGGGTGGCGGCCATGGGACTCTCCTTTGTACGTTCCAAGCCTAAGGCGGTGAGTCCGTCTTGTCAATACCCAATCTACTTAAGGCAGATATGACGGATTTCTGCTCCTCGGGCTGGTCATGGGTGGGACAACCTGTGGTATCGTGTCACCGGGCGCTCAGGGAGCGACCCTTCGGCGCATCGCCCTCGATGGGGAATGGCATCCGGCAACCGCAGACGGATGCTTCCGTCGAGAGGAGGTGAGGTTGATGGGTAGGCCGAAGAAGGAAACGCAGGGCTCACGGTTCAGGATCATCTATCGAACCGTGATCACCCTGCGTAACGGCAAGAAGCTCTACGCGAGCAGCTACGGTCTCAAGGCTTGGAGGCTGCGAGTCCGAGTCGCTGCGTAGGGTCGGAAAGCTCCCTGAGCGCCTTCTGCGCCACTCCCGACAGGAACGGACGGGAGAGTCACAGGATGCAATGTAGCACGGATTTTTGAGATATCCAGCAAATCCTTATGCACCAACGATTTGGTGTGTTATTTTCAGTGTTTGTCTTTGCCGCATTGCATCCCGTGACTGTCCTGTCTGATCTTATTTGTAGAAGCGGAACACTTACCCACCCACATCCAGCCAATCTAGGACACCTCACCCATAGTTAGGACAGCACCCGGCGCTTCGGGGCGGCCGCGGGAGGCCGACTACGTCCACGCCGGCGGAGCCGGGTCGCTTTTCGCCGGAGAGCGGGTGTAGGATCCAGCGGCCGCCGAGCACAACCCTGCCCGGGCCCGTTCGAAGGAGGATTTTCCATGGCGAAGAACGTCAAGCCGGTCCCCGATGGTTTCCACACGGTCACGCCGTACCTGATCCAGCGCGACGCCGCTCAGGCGCTCGAGTTCTACAAGAAGGCGTTCGGAGCCGAGACCCGGCTCAGCATGCCCGGGCCCGGCGGCAAGATCATGCACGCCGAGGTGAAGATCGGCGATTCGATCATCTTCCTGGCCGACGAGAATCTTGCGATGGCCCCCGACAACAAGTCGCCGCAGACGGCGGGGTGCGTCACCGGGTCGACCTTTCTGTACGTCCCGAACGTCGACGCCGTCGTCAAGAAGGCGGTGGACGCGGGGGCGAAGGTGACGATGCCCGTCACCGACATGTTCTGGGGGGATCGCTTCGGCAAGGTCGTCGATCCGTTCGGTCATCACTGGGGCGTCGCCACCCACATCGAGGAGGTGCCGCCGCAGGAGATGGACACGCGCCGCAAGGAGTGGGAGAAGCAGATGGCGCAGCAGATGGGACAGAAGAAGTAAGAGAGCGTCGCATGGTCGATTTCGCCCTGACGGAAGAGCAGCAGCAGCTCCGCGCCCTGGCGCGCGAATTCGCCCAGAAGGAGATCGCTCCGAAGGCGGCGCACCACGACCAGACCGGTGAGTTCCCGCGCGAGATCTGCAGGAAGGCGTGGGAGCTCGGTCTCATGAACACGCACGTCCCCGAGGCCTACGGCGGCCCGGGCCTGGGCGTCCTCGACGGCTGCATGATCGCGGAGGAGATCGCCTGGGGCTGCACCGGCATCGGCACCGCCATGGAGGCCAACACGCTGGCCGAGGCGCCGGTCATCGTCGGGGGATCGGACGAGCAGAAGAGGCGCTTCCTCGCGCCGATGACGAAGGAGTTCAGGCTCGCGGCCTACTGCGTCACCGAGCCGCAGGCCGGCTCCGACGTGCAGGGGATCAAGACGGTCGCCCGCAAAGCGGGGGACGACTACGTGCTGAAGGGATCCAAGATGTGGATCACCAACGGCAGCGTCGCCGACTGGTACTTCGTCGTCGCCTACACCGACCCGTCGCAGCGCTACAAGGGGATGAGCGCCTTCGTGGTGCCGCGTGATTCCCCGGGCATCGAAGTCGGGAAGAAGGAGCAGAACCTCGGGCAGCGGGCCTCCGACACGCGCGCCGTCACCTTCAACGACGTCAAGGTGCCGAAGGCCAACCTGATCGGCGAGGAGGGGAAGGGGTTCCTGCTGGCGATGTCGGCATTCGACCACAGCCGGCCGGTCGTGTCGGCGGCCGCCGTCGGCCTCGCCCGCTCGGCGATGGACCACGCCATCCGCTACGCCAAGGAGCGCACCACCTTCGGCGTGCCGATCCACAAGCACCAGGCGCTGGCGTTCATGGTGGCCGAGATGGCGATGAAGATCGAAGCGGCGCGCCTCCTGGTCTGGCAGTCGGCCTGGAAGATCGACCGGGGCGAGCGCAACACCAAGGAGGCCGCCTTCGCCAAGGCGTTCGCCGCCGACACGGCGATGGAGACCGCCCTGAACGCCGTGCAGGTCTTCGGCGGCTATGGTTTCTCGCGCGAGTATCCCGTCGAGAAGCTGATGCGCGACGCCAAGGTGTTCCAGATCTACGAGGGGACCTCGCAGATCCAGAGGCTGATCATCGCCAAGGAGATCTTCGAGCGCTCCTGAGTCGAAGCGGCGCTAGCCCTTCAGCGCCTCGTGCACCTTCCCGACCATCTTCGCGCCGGGGTTGACGAGCGTCTTGTCCCCTTCGTCCTTCCACTTGGAGGGGCAGACCTCGTTGCTCTTCTTCGCCATGTAGAGGTTGGCCTTGAACTTCCGCATCAGCTCGTCGATGTTGCGGCCGAGGTTGTAGAAGTTCACCTCGGAATTGAAGAGC comes from the Candidatus Dormiibacterota bacterium genome and includes:
- a CDS encoding acyl-CoA dehydrogenase family protein, giving the protein MVDFALTEEQQQLRALAREFAQKEIAPKAAHHDQTGEFPREICRKAWELGLMNTHVPEAYGGPGLGVLDGCMIAEEIAWGCTGIGTAMEANTLAEAPVIVGGSDEQKRRFLAPMTKEFRLAAYCVTEPQAGSDVQGIKTVARKAGDDYVLKGSKMWITNGSVADWYFVVAYTDPSQRYKGMSAFVVPRDSPGIEVGKKEQNLGQRASDTRAVTFNDVKVPKANLIGEEGKGFLLAMSAFDHSRPVVSAAAVGLARSAMDHAIRYAKERTTFGVPIHKHQALAFMVAEMAMKIEAARLLVWQSAWKIDRGERNTKEAAFAKAFAADTAMETALNAVQVFGGYGFSREYPVEKLMRDAKVFQIYEGTSQIQRLIIAKEIFERS
- a CDS encoding VOC family protein, whose product is MAKNVKPVPDGFHTVTPYLIQRDAAQALEFYKKAFGAETRLSMPGPGGKIMHAEVKIGDSIIFLADENLAMAPDNKSPQTAGCVTGSTFLYVPNVDAVVKKAVDAGAKVTMPVTDMFWGDRFGKVVDPFGHHWGVATHIEEVPPQEMDTRRKEWEKQMAQQMGQKK